A genomic stretch from Hoplias malabaricus isolate fHopMal1 chromosome 4, fHopMal1.hap1, whole genome shotgun sequence includes:
- the LOC136694916 gene encoding zinc finger protein 665-like codes for MSFIRKGSLQKHQRIHTGEKPYHCSECGKRFTVQSSLIAHQRIHTGEKPYHCSQCGKSFTVQSSLQTHQRIHTGEKPYHCSECGKSFTQQSSLIAHQRIHTGEKPYHCSECGMSFTVQSSLQNHQRIHTGEKPYHCSECGMSFTRQSSLQTHQHIHTGEKPYHCSECGKSFTVQSSLQKHQRIHTGEKPYHCSECGKSFNERSDLQKHQRIHTGEKPYHCSECGKNFTEQSNLQTHQRIHTGEKPYHCSECGKCYTRQRHLQTHQRIHTGEKPYHCSECGKSFTQQSHLQKHQRIHTGEKPYHCSECGKCFTRQSPVRKHYCVHSEQKQ; via the coding sequence atgagttttattCGAAAgggtagtctccaaaaacaccagcgcattcacacaggagagaaaccgtatcactgttctgagtgtgggaagagatttactgtacagagtagtctcatagcacaccagcgcattcacacaggagagaaaccgtatcactgttcacagtgtgggaagagttttactgtacagagtagtctccaaacacatcagcgcattcacacaggagagaaaccgtatcactgttcagagtgtgggaagagttttactcaacagagtaGTCTCATagcacaccagcgcattcacacaggagagaaaccgtatcactgttcagagtgtgggatgagttttactgtacagagtagtctccaaaaccaccagcgcattcacacaggagagaaaccttatcactgttcagagtgtgggatgagttttactcgacagagtagtctccaaacacaccagcacattcacacaggagagaaaccatatcactgttcagagtgtgggaagagttttactgtacagagtagtctccaaaaacaccagcgcattcacacaggagagaaaccatatcactgttcagagtgtgggaagagctttAATGAACGGAGtgatctccaaaaacaccagcgcattcacacaggagagaaaccgtatcactgttcagagtgtgggaagaactTTACTGaacagagtaatctccaaacacatcagcgcattcacacaggagagaaaccgtatcactgttcagagtgtgggaagtgtTATACTCGACAGCGTCATCTCCAAactcaccagcgcattcacacaggagagaaaccgtatcactgttcagagtgtgggaagagttttactcaacagagtcatctccaaaaacaccagcgcattcacacaggagagaaaccgtatcactgttcagagtgtgggaagtgtTTTACTCGTCAGAGTCCGGTCCGAAAACATTACTGCGTTCACTCAGAACAGAAGCAGTAG